The DNA region TCATTTCTTACCCTCTCCCTTTCTTCAGCATTTACCAAATTTTAATAAATACAAAGTAATACTAACAAAAAAGTGTTTTATCGTCAAGGTAAGAACTCTGGAATATAGACTTTTCCACCCTTTATAATTTTTAAGTTTTCGGGAAGAGAATTTAAACCATTCAAAACTCTTTTTCTTATGGAGTCAATCTCTTCAAAATCTCTAACTATTTGTCCCTCCTTGATAAGAGGCTTTAAAAGTGGTTTTTTTTCAGGAAGTAGTTCTGAGTTAAAAAGCCTTATAGTATCATTAAAACCATTACCTCTCTGCACCTGTTTCGCTCCAGGCATATTACCTGCCTTAGCCACAGGATTACCATCCACTTCCACAATTTTCAATGCAAAATCAATAACAGGTGCATTAGCAACCCTTGTGCCTACTCCAAAAGCATCGGCATACTCATAAAATTTTTCTACTTCATACTCATCAAGTCCACCGCTTAAAAAAATCTGTATGTTTGGATAACCTCTTCTCGCAAATTCCCATTTTATATCCTTTATAAGGTATGCATAATCTTTACTATCTATTCTTACACCTGCAAGTTTTTCTTTCAATACCTCTAAAGCATTTAATGCTCCTACTGTTGGAGAACCATAAGTATCAATTAAAGCAATCCTTGGAATTTTAGGATCCACATACTGATCAAAAGCTAAAAATGCCTCTTTTTCATCTCCTATTATAAGAATTAAGGCATGAGGCATAGTTCCTACAGGGGTCTTGAAGATATACTTAGCCCCAAGAACATTTGAAACCCCATCAAAACCAGATACATAGGTACAATATTCAACTACAGGAGATAAGAAGGGATGTTGTCTTCGGGTACCAAAACTGTAAATTTTTTTATCCTTTGCAGCTATTCTTACCCTTGCAGATTTCGTCGCGATGCCTGACATGAAAGAGAGAAAACCAAGAATAGTGGTCTCATATCTTGCAAAGTCTTTGTATTTCCCCCTTATCTGTAATACTGGTTCATAGGGGAAAAATATCTCTCCCTCATCCATGGCATAAACATCCACAGGAAGTCCTTCTAAAAGTTTTGCTACCTCATAAATCCCAAGCAAAACTCCAAATTGGTAGTTCTCATCAGGAAAACTTTTGGTAAAAAGTTCCATTACCACATTGGGGTTTTTTCCTATACCCTCAAGAACTTCTTCTGTCCTTAAAAAATATGCGTCAGTATTTAATCCGCTTTTTATTTCTTCTGGTTTTGCAATAAGAAATTCTTTCAATTTTCTACTCCTCCCATCTTTCTAATAATTCATAAGTAGTATATATTTTAGCATTATGGATTTCTTTCATATATTTTAAGGCTCTTTCATGCTCTTCAGGGACAAAAGAAGCAGTAGCATCAGAGATTACTATAATGTCAAACCCTCTAAAAAAGGCATCTGCTGAGTTATGAAGTACACAAATATGAGTACTTGTACCTGTTAATATCACTGTATCTACATTTAAACCTCTGAGGAGATCTTCAAGCTCAGTTTTATAAAATCCACTATATACTTTCTTTTTGATTATATAATCATCCTTTTGAGGGGCAAGCTCTGGAATAATCTCAGAGCCTTTATCTCCATCCATGGCATGTTTTCCCCAAAGAGAAAGCTCTTTATCTTCCTCTGTATGAGCGTCTCGCAAATATATAACTGGAACTTTTTTTTCATGAGCCTTGTCAATAAGAAGTTTTATATTGGGAACAATCTCTTGAACATAAGGATTACCAAACTTACCTGTTACAAAATCAACCACCATATCTACAATTATTAATGCGGGACGCATCTTACCACCTCCCCAAAATCCCACCATTTCGCTACTATTATAGCAAATAATAAGGGATGGCATAAAGCCATCCCTTCACTTCAAATTCCATAGAAAAACTTACTAAAATTACTTCTTGCCTTTTGTGAAATACCAGATTAAGAGAATAATAACGATTACTATTAATATCCACCAATACCATGCCATTTTATATCCCCCCTTTCCCAAAAATTATGCTCTAATTCTAATCTTTATCCTCTATTATGTCAATCCATAGCTTTCTATATCTTGGTCCATCAAACTCTGCAAGAAATATTCCCTGCCAAGTACCAAGCTTTAATTTTCCCTCTCTAATAAATACAAAGGTATTAACTCCTACTATAGTGGACTTAATATGGGCTGGAGAATTTCCTTCCAAATGAGCATATGGCAGATTCTGTGGTACTATTCTTTCATAGGCATTCAATATATCTCTTATAACACTAGGGTCATAATTTTCATTTATTAAAATCCCACAAGTGGTATGGGGCACATAAATAAAACAGATTCCATTTCTAACTTTACTCTCTTTAACGGTCTCTTCTATTTTTTCCGTAACATCAACAAGAGCAATTTTTTGGGGTGTAGATACAGATATTTCATAAAACATTATTTTTCTTTTCCTCCTTTCCTTGTTTTTTAGAAGATATATTCATTATAATAAAATTATAGGAAAAAATGGAGGTGAGTATATCATGAGCAATGAGTGGAAGGGAAAAATAATTAAGATAGATGATTATAAATTTATGATTCCAAAGGACTATAAACCTTTTATGAAGGTGGACGGAATAATTTTTGCTGATGACAAGCTCATGGAAGATATTGTAAAAGACCAATCTCCCGAACAAGTAGCAAACGTAGCCTCTCTTCCAGGCATAATTAAATATTCCTTGGCAATGCCAGATATCCATTGGGGATATGGCTTTCCTATTGGTGGGGTTGCTGCCATGAAGAAAAAGGGAGGAGTTATATCTCCAGGAGGAGTAGGATACGATATCAACTGTGGTGTAAGACTCATAAGAACAAACCTTAGTAAAGAAGATGTAATGCCAAGGCTTAAAGAGCTTGTAGATGCCCTTTTTGATAAAATTCCTGCAGGAGTAGGGTCTGAAGGAGATTTGAGAGTTAAAGGAAAAGAACTTGATGAAGTTTTAGAAAAAGGAGCCCAGTGGGCTGTAAAACAAGGATATGGATGGAGGGAAGATTTAGAGCATATTGAGGAAAGAGGAAGATTAAGCTACGCTGATCCAGATAAAGTTTCAAAAAAAGCAAAAGAAAGAGGAGAGTTTCAACTTGGAACCCTTGGATCTGGAAACCACTTCCTTGAGGTTCAAGTAGTAAGTAGAATCTTTGAACCAGATATTGCAGATAAATTAGGTTTATTCCCTGATCAAGTAGTAGTAATGGTTCATACAGGATCTCGAGGATTAGGGCACCAGGTAGCAGAAGATTATATTAGAATAATGAAAAATGCCATGAAGAAATATGGAATTGAGGTGCCAGATATTCAACTTGCCTGCGCCCCTTTTGACTCGCCAGAGGGACAAGACTACTTCTCAGCAATGTGTGCTGCTGCCAATTTTGCTTGGGCAAATAGGCAAATGATAACCCATTGGGTAAGAGAGGTATTTGAGGAAATATTTAGAGAAAGCGCTGAATCCCTTGGAATGAAACTAATATACGATGTAGCTCACAATATTGCAAAGCTTGAAGAACATGATATAGATGGAAAACTTGAAGAGGTTATAGTTCATAGAAAAGGAGCAACAAGAGCTTTTCCAGCTGGACATCCTGATCTTCCAGAAGCCTATAAAGAGATAGGACAACCAGTAATCATTCCAGGAGATATGGGAAGATCTTCCTTCGTGTTAATAGGTTTACCAAAAGCTATGGAACTTGCTTTTGGATCTACTTGTCATGGGGCAGGAAGAACTCAAAGTAGGAGCAAACTCCTAAAAAGTGGTAGAAGAGCCTATGAAATCGAGCAAGAACTTTTAGAAAAAGGAATCCTCGTAAGGGCTGCATCTAAGTCTTCATTAGTAGAAGAAGCATCAGAAGCATACAAAAATGTAGTAGATGTGGTGAACGTAGTACATAATGCAGGACTTTCTAAGAGGGTAGCTCAAATGAAGCCCATAGCTGTGATTAAGGGATAAATCATATTTTCCTTTGACATAGTCTTTTTCTTTTTGATATAATGAAAAACAAGAATATATAAGGTTTTAAAATCTCTTTCAGAGAGGGGATAAAATGGAAAAGAAGAGACTTTCAAAAGAAGAGTTTCTTGATGTCCTTAAAGGTAACCCCATTATAGCAGCAGTCAGAGAAGAAGAGAGACTTTCACAAGCATTGCAAAGTAAAGCAAAGGTTCTTTTTCTTCTTAAAACCAACGTGTTAACATTACCAAATGTGGTCCAAGAGATTAAATCTCATGGAAAACTAGTATTTATACACTTAGACCTCTTAGAAGGTTTAGCACAAGACAAATATGCCCTTAGATATTTAGGGGATGTGGTAGGGATTGATGGAGTAATTACCACAAGAGCCAACTTAATACAACAGGCAAAAGCAGAAGACTTGATAGCCATTCAGAGATTCTTTGTACTTGACTCTTCGGCCCTTGCTACAGGAGTAAAAATTATGCAATCAGCTGAACCTGACATGGTAGAGATTCTTCCTGGAATTATATTTATCCATTTAGGAGAAGAACTAAGAACCCAAATTCCTTACCCTCTTATAGCTGGAGGATTAATAAGAACCCCTGAGGAAGCAAGAGAGATTTTAAAAGCGGGAGCTACAGCAGTATCTACCACTTCAGTTACTTTGTGGAATATGTAGTGTAAAGTTTAACAGCCTTTTGCTTTAAAGAATTTAAGAGAAGAGCTTTATGAAGCTCTTCTCTTTCTTTATAATTTTGAGCCTGATTTAATTTATTTTTAAGTTCAATCTCTTCCTTTTTAAGAACATCCTCATTCAGTCTTTCCCCTAATTCTCCATCCTCAGCAACAATATATATTTTATCCTTTGTAATCTCCATAAAACCTTCAGAAACCACTAAGATAATCTCTTTATCTCCACTTCTGGCTTTAATAATTCCTGGCATAACCCTTGCCAAAGTATTGACATGACCAGGTAAAATTCCTATCATGCCATCTTCTAAAGGGATACTTACTGCATCCACAAATCCTCTAAAGACAGATTTCATTGGAGTATTTACTTCAAGATATAGTCTCTTAGAAGTAGATTCTTTTTTCATAATTAATACATTAAAGCCCCGTGTTCTTGAGCTTTTTTCTTGACATCTTCAAGAGTTCCTACCATATAAAACGCATCTTCAGGAAGATCATCCACTTCACCCTCTATTATCGCCTTAAAACCCTCAATAGTCTTTTCCCTTGGGACATAAACCCCAGGTATATTAGTATATGCAGCAGCCACAAACAAGGGCTGAGAGAGAAAGAGTTGTATTTTTCTCGCCCTATTTACAATAACTCTATCCTCCTCAGATAATTCTTCAACACCTAAAATAGATATTATATCCTTCAAACTTTCATAGTGTTGCAAAATCTCCACCACTTTTCTTGCCACCTCTGCATGCTCATAGCCAACAAATTTTGGTTCAAGAATTTGAGAAGAAGAAGCAAGAGGATCTACCGCAGGATAAATACCCATTTCTGCTATGCTTCTCGACAAAACAAGGGTTGAATCAAGGTGCGAAAATATAGTAGCAGGAGCAGGATCCGTAAGGTCATCTGCAGGAACATATACCGCTTGTACCGCCGTAATAGAACCAGTATCGGTAGAAAGAATTCTTTCTTCCACTTCACCAAGTTCAGTGATAAGAGTTGGCTGATACCCTACCGCAGATGGAATTCTTCCAAGCATAGAGGAAACTTCCATACCAGCTTGGACATACCTAAATATGTTATCCATTAAAAGGAGAACATCCTTCCCAAGATAATCTCTAAAATATTCTGCAATGGTTAAAGCAGTAAGAGGAACCCTCATTCTTACTCCAGGAGGCTCATTCATCTGTCCAAACACAAGGACAGCCTTTGAAAGCACTCCTGATTCTTTCATTTCTAACCAAAGTTCATTCCCCTCACGGGATCTTTCTCCAATTCCTGCAAAGACCGATATACCTCCGTGAGCCACAGCCACATTATGAATTAGCTCCATAATGAGTACTGTTTTCCCTACACCTGCCCCTCCAAAAAGTCCTATCTTACCTCCTTGAGGAAATGGCGTAAGAAGATCAATAGCTTTTATACCTGTCTCTAAAATAGAGTAAGAAGGCTCTACTCTTCTAAATTCTACAGCATTTTTTATAATAGGAGTCATTTCACCCTTTATTTTGTCTCCCCCATCTATAGGCTCCCCAAAGACATTCACCACTCTTCCAAGTACTTCTTCACTTACAGGAACACTTATAGGATGAAAAGTTCTCTTTACTTTCAATCCTCTACTTATCCCATCAGTGGAACCAAGGGCTATAGCTCTTACCCTATGATCTCCAAGAAGTATTCTTGTTTCAAGAACCAATTTTTCATTTTTTACAGGATTTTCTAATTCTAATGCCTCATAAACATTTGGGACGTCATCAGGAAAATATATATCAATCACAGGACCATTAACCGCTATTATTTCCCCTTCCAATTTATTTCACCTCTTCTTTCATAGCCTCAATACTGGAGGTAATATCTAAAAGTTCCTTTGTGATCTGAGTTTGTCTCAATTGGTTAAGCTGAAAAATCAATTTAGAATGTAATTTTTGAGCATTATCATAAGCTCTTTTCATTGCAAATCTTCTGAAAGCTTGCTCACTTGCAGCAGAGTCAAGCATTATTTGATGAATTTGAGTTTCAAAAATATCCATTAAAAGAGGATCTAATATAGAGGAGAGAGACGGGAGAAAAAGGAAATATTCTTCTTTTCTCTCCTTTACCTCAACAGGTATCATGGGAAGTATTTTCTTAATTCTTACTTCTTGTTTAACTATATTTATAAACTCAAAATATATTACATAGAGTTCGTCTATTACATAGTTAAGGAAATCATCAAGAAGGTCTTTAGAAAGAATTTTAGCTTGAGAAAAGGATGTATCCTCGAGAAATTTAATGTATTTTTTTCTAATGTTAAAATTGTTTGAAGATAGATACCTTTGAGCATAAAAACCAATAGAATAAAAAACTAAATTTTGAGCCCTTTTCCCTTCAATAAACTTTTTTAAACTTTCAATTATCTGTAAATTATAGCTTCCACAAAAGCCAAGATCAGAGGTAAAAACTAAAATTCCAGTTTTATACACTGATCTTTCCCTAATAAGAGGGTGATTCAAATACTCATTAGGTAGTCTCGTTATAAGTTCCATCAATATATTGTTTAATTCCTCGGTATATGGTTTTAATCTCAAGGATTTATCTTGTAAAGCCCTGATTTTTACCATACTCAGGGTTTCCATAGAGTGAATTATATGGCTTATGTTTTGAATTGTCTTTACTTTACGCCTAAGACCCTGTAGAGTTGGCATATACTTCTTTTTCAAACTCCTGAAATATATTATGAAGCTGATAAATTATCTGATCAGAAAGTTGTAACTCTTCTCTTAAGAAGGTTAGTACCGAAGAGTATTTTAGTTTTAAATATGCAATATACTTAATAACCACATCTTTAACCTTTTCCACAGGATAGTTATCAAGAAATCCTCCATTAGCAAGGTAAAAAGAAATAATTTGCTCTTCAATAGGTTGTACTTCATGGGCTCCTTGTTTTAAAAGCTCCTCTACTCTTCTTCCTCTCTCAATCTTCTTTTTTGTTGCCATATCAAGCTCTGTCCCAAACTCAAGGAACATAGCATATTCCCTATATTGAGCAAGATCAAGTCTTAATCTTCCTGCAACCTGTCTCATTCCCTTAGGCTGAGCTGAACCACCGACCCTTGATACTGAAAGTCCTACGTTTATAGCAGGTCTTATACCTGCATTAAAGAGATTAGTATCTAAATATATTTGTCCATCGGTTATGGAAATTAAGTTTGTAGGAATATAGGTAGAGATTTCACCTGAAAGAGTCTCTGCTATAGGAAGAGCTGTTAAAGCTCCCCCTCCAAGCCTTTTATTTAACTTTGCCGCTCTTTCTAAAAGATGGGCATGAAGATAAAATATATCTCCAGGATAAGCCTCCCTTCCTGGTACCCTTCTTAAAAGAAGTGCCACCTCTCTATAAGTATTGGCATGTTTAGTTAAATCATCGTAGACAATTAGTACTCTCTCCCCTTGTCTCATAAAATACTCTCCCATAGCACAACCCGCCATAGGAGCAATATACCTTAATGCAGGTGGTTCATCAGGGAAAGTTGCAATAACAATAGTATTAGATAAAGCACCATACTCTCTTAAAGTTTGAACAATCCTCGCAATGTTTGTTCTCTTTTGAGCTATTGCCACATAAATACAGATAGTACCATAATTCTTTTGAGAGATTATGGTATCAAGAGCAATAGTAGTTTTGCCTGTTTGTCTATCTCCAAGAATGAGTTCCCTTTGACCATGACCAATTGGAATTAAGGCATCAATAGTTCTTATGCCTGTATACAATGGCTCCTTCACAGGTTCTCTATCAAAAATACTTGGAGCCTCATTATCTATAGGCACATAAGCCTCAGGAAATATTAATCCTCCACCATCAATAGGATTTCCAAGGGGATCTATTACTCTTCCAAGGAAACCATTCCCTGTAGGAACTTGTAAAATTTTACTCGTTGAATAAACCACATCTCCTTCCTTCACATATTCGTCCTTTCCAAAAAGTATTACTCCTACCGAATCTTCTTTTAAAGAAAGCACCATTCCCTGAATACCTGACTCAAAAACTACCATCTCTCCTATAAAGGCAGAGTTTAAAAGAGAAACCTCAGCAACTCCATCTCCCACATGCTTTACATAACCAATATTAGATATTCGAGGAGAGAAATCATATTCTTTTATTTTTTTCTCAATCTTATCTATGGGCAGACCAAGTACTTCTTCTTTCATATATTTTCCACCTCTCTTATGGAGTCATATATCTGTGAGAGGTGATAATCAAGGGAATTATCAATCAAAAACTCACCTATAAATAGTTTAAATCCTAATCCAATGCTTGGGTCTAATTCAAAGTTAAGTTTCCAACTCCCAGGAAGAAGAGATCTTAATTTATCTTCTATCTTCTTTTTTATTTGACCACTCACATTATCAGGAGAAACAAACCTAATTTCTTCAATATTATCACCCTTTACATTTACAATCAGTAAATTCAAAGAATCTACAAATTGATTAATAAGGAGTTCTTCAGCCTCAACAGGAAGAAATCTCCTGAAAAATTCCTTTATTATTAGTCTTGAAAGAGACAATACCTCCTTTTTAGCAGTTTCTAAAACTCTTTTCCTTTCAGCCATGGATATCTCGTGAGCTTTAACTATAATCTTTTCAGCCTCTTCTTCAGCTTTTGCTGTAATATCTCTCTTCATCTTCTCAGCTGTTACAATTGCCTCATTAACAATTTTTGCAGCCTCATCTCTTGCTTGAGCAAGTTGAGATTCTCTTTGTTTCCTCAATTCCTCAGCCTCTTGAAGCTTTTTTTCTGCCTCCTTCATTGCTAATTCAATCTTTTCCCTTCTCTCATTCATTATTCGGATAATAGCACCAAGAAAGTATCTCTTTATTATCCAAGCAAGAGCGAGAAGATTAACTATGGAAGAAAAAATTGTCAACAAATTGAACGAAAACATATCCTTTCGCCTTCTTTATCATTTCTTAAGAGAGTTTTCCAAGAAGTGGATTTGCAAAGAGAAGAATTAAAGCAACAGTTAAGGTAAAAATCATTATGGTTTCTATAAAAGCAAGGGCAAAAAGAAGCATTCTATTTATTTGGTCTCCTGCTTCAGGTTGACGAGCCACACTTTCAAAGGCACTTGCCGCTGCATTTCCCTGAGCTTTAGTGGCATTCATACCCACAAGAGCTACTGAAAATCCCGCAGTAATAATAGAAGCTATAATTACCCATGCAAGCATACTTTTACCTCCTTCTATTCCTCTAATGCTGCTGCAAGATATGCAGCGCTAAGACTTGTAAAAATAAAAGCCTGTATAAATCCCATAAACATATTAAGAGCCATTATAGGGACAGGAACGATAAGAGGAGCAAGTAAAGAAATAATGCCAAGTACAATATGTTCACCAGAAATATTGCCAAAAAGCCTTAATGCCAAAGAAACAGGACGAGTAATTTGCTCCAAGATATTTATAGGTAGAAATAAGACCGAGGGAGAAACAAAACTCTTAAGATATTCTACTCCTCTCTCTTTAAAAGCCACATACTGAATATAGAGGATAGTACCAATAGCAAGCCCTGCAGTTACATTAATATCAGAGGTTGGAGAGGTAAAACCAGGAATAAAGCCTGACCAGTTTGAGATAAGAATAAACAAAAACAAAGTTGCAAAGAAAGAGAAATATTTCTCCGCTATATGCTCTTCCAGAAAACCAGAAAGATATCTTTTAAACATCTCAACCAAAGTTTCTGCAATATTTTGCCTTGTAGTAATGGTTTCCTTGGGTTTATAGCTTAGCCAAAAAGCAAGAAGAATAACAAAGAGAGATACTATCTGTAAAGAGATAAGAGTGTTTGTTATAGGAATTCCAAATATTTGGCCTACAACCCGTGGTCCTATTTCAGGCCCTCGTTCCATCTTTACTCCTCCACACCTTCCATATCATATACCATTGTCCTACAACATATCCTATTAAAAAGAGTATGACGCCTATAAATCCTGCTTTAACACTCAACAAAAACAACAATATTAAAACTCCATACCTTTTTATTATACTCCTATTATACCCACTTAAGCCATATTTTTTCAAATCTCTTGCCAACCAACAAAAAGAGATTATACTCCCAGATAATCCAAAAATCAAGGAAGAAATAGGAGAATATATGAAAAAGAAAATAAGTCCTATTAATACTCCGTAAAAGGCAATATCTAAGTATTTACCGTAGAAATCTGAATATATCACGGAATCCCACCCATATTCCAAGGACTGTAAAAGCTAAAAGAAACACAGGAGAAGTATTAAAAAGTTTATCAAGGTAATAACCTATGAAGATACCCACAAGAAGAGATCCAAGAAGCCCAGTACCAAGAGCAAAAGTAAAATTAAATATCTCCCATATATT from Dictyoglomus turgidum DSM 6724 includes:
- a CDS encoding AtpZ/AtpI family protein; its protein translation is MKRKKPKNIWEIFNFTFALGTGLLGSLLVGIFIGYYLDKLFNTSPVFLLAFTVLGIWVGFRDIFRFLR
- the atpF gene encoding F0F1 ATP synthase subunit B, translating into MFSFNLLTIFSSIVNLLALAWIIKRYFLGAIIRIMNERREKIELAMKEAEKKLQEAEELRKQRESQLAQARDEAAKIVNEAIVTAEKMKRDITAKAEEEAEKIIVKAHEISMAERKRVLETAKKEVLSLSRLIIKEFFRRFLPVEAEELLINQFVDSLNLLIVNVKGDNIEEIRFVSPDNVSGQIKKKIEDKLRSLLPGSWKLNFELDPSIGLGFKLFIGEFLIDNSLDYHLSQIYDSIREVENI
- a CDS encoding cysteine hydrolase family protein, producing the protein MRPALIIVDMVVDFVTGKFGNPYVQEIVPNIKLLIDKAHEKKVPVIYLRDAHTEEDKELSLWGKHAMDGDKGSEIIPELAPQKDDYIIKKKVYSGFYKTELEDLLRGLNVDTVILTGTSTHICVLHNSADAFFRGFDIIVISDATASFVPEEHERALKYMKEIHNAKIYTTYELLERWEE
- the atpA gene encoding F0F1 ATP synthase subunit alpha, with the translated sequence MKEEVLGLPIDKIEKKIKEYDFSPRISNIGYVKHVGDGVAEVSLLNSAFIGEMVVFESGIQGMVLSLKEDSVGVILFGKDEYVKEGDVVYSTSKILQVPTGNGFLGRVIDPLGNPIDGGGLIFPEAYVPIDNEAPSIFDREPVKEPLYTGIRTIDALIPIGHGQRELILGDRQTGKTTIALDTIISQKNYGTICIYVAIAQKRTNIARIVQTLREYGALSNTIVIATFPDEPPALRYIAPMAGCAMGEYFMRQGERVLIVYDDLTKHANTYREVALLLRRVPGREAYPGDIFYLHAHLLERAAKLNKRLGGGALTALPIAETLSGEISTYIPTNLISITDGQIYLDTNLFNAGIRPAINVGLSVSRVGGSAQPKGMRQVAGRLRLDLAQYREYAMFLEFGTELDMATKKKIERGRRVEELLKQGAHEVQPIEEQIISFYLANGGFLDNYPVEKVKDVVIKYIAYLKLKYSSVLTFLREELQLSDQIIYQLHNIFQEFEKEVYANSTGS
- a CDS encoding ATP synthase subunit C, encoding MLAWVIIASIITAGFSVALVGMNATKAQGNAAASAFESVARQPEAGDQINRMLLFALAFIETIMIFTLTVALILLFANPLLGKLS
- a CDS encoding glycerol-3-phosphate responsive antiterminator, which produces MEKKRLSKEEFLDVLKGNPIIAAVREEERLSQALQSKAKVLFLLKTNVLTLPNVVQEIKSHGKLVFIHLDLLEGLAQDKYALRYLGDVVGIDGVITTRANLIQQAKAEDLIAIQRFFVLDSSALATGVKIMQSAEPDMVEILPGIIFIHLGEELRTQIPYPLIAGGLIRTPEEAREILKAGATAVSTTSVTLWNM
- the atpB gene encoding F0F1 ATP synthase subunit A, which codes for MERGPEIGPRVVGQIFGIPITNTLISLQIVSLFVILLAFWLSYKPKETITTRQNIAETLVEMFKRYLSGFLEEHIAEKYFSFFATLFLFILISNWSGFIPGFTSPTSDINVTAGLAIGTILYIQYVAFKERGVEYLKSFVSPSVLFLPINILEQITRPVSLALRLFGNISGEHIVLGIISLLAPLIVPVPIMALNMFMGFIQAFIFTSLSAAYLAAALEE
- the atpD gene encoding F0F1 ATP synthase subunit beta, which encodes MEGEIIAVNGPVIDIYFPDDVPNVYEALELENPVKNEKLVLETRILLGDHRVRAIALGSTDGISRGLKVKRTFHPISVPVSEEVLGRVVNVFGEPIDGGDKIKGEMTPIIKNAVEFRRVEPSYSILETGIKAIDLLTPFPQGGKIGLFGGAGVGKTVLIMELIHNVAVAHGGISVFAGIGERSREGNELWLEMKESGVLSKAVLVFGQMNEPPGVRMRVPLTALTIAEYFRDYLGKDVLLLMDNIFRYVQAGMEVSSMLGRIPSAVGYQPTLITELGEVEERILSTDTGSITAVQAVYVPADDLTDPAPATIFSHLDSTLVLSRSIAEMGIYPAVDPLASSSQILEPKFVGYEHAEVARKVVEILQHYESLKDIISILGVEELSEEDRVIVNRARKIQLFLSQPLFVAAAYTNIPGVYVPREKTIEGFKAIIEGEVDDLPEDAFYMVGTLEDVKKKAQEHGALMY
- a CDS encoding RtcB family protein, which encodes MSNEWKGKIIKIDDYKFMIPKDYKPFMKVDGIIFADDKLMEDIVKDQSPEQVANVASLPGIIKYSLAMPDIHWGYGFPIGGVAAMKKKGGVISPGGVGYDINCGVRLIRTNLSKEDVMPRLKELVDALFDKIPAGVGSEGDLRVKGKELDEVLEKGAQWAVKQGYGWREDLEHIEERGRLSYADPDKVSKKAKERGEFQLGTLGSGNHFLEVQVVSRIFEPDIADKLGLFPDQVVVMVHTGSRGLGHQVAEDYIRIMKNAMKKYGIEVPDIQLACAPFDSPEGQDYFSAMCAAANFAWANRQMITHWVREVFEEIFRESAESLGMKLIYDVAHNIAKLEEHDIDGKLEEVIVHRKGATRAFPAGHPDLPEAYKEIGQPVIIPGDMGRSSFVLIGLPKAMELAFGSTCHGAGRTQSRSKLLKSGRRAYEIEQELLEKGILVRAASKSSLVEEASEAYKNVVDVVNVVHNAGLSKRVAQMKPIAVIKG
- a CDS encoding secondary thiamine-phosphate synthase enzyme YjbQ produces the protein MFYEISVSTPQKIALVDVTEKIEETVKESKVRNGICFIYVPHTTCGILINENYDPSVIRDILNAYERIVPQNLPYAHLEGNSPAHIKSTIVGVNTFVFIREGKLKLGTWQGIFLAEFDGPRYRKLWIDIIEDKD
- the atpC gene encoding ATP synthase F1 subunit epsilon, whose protein sequence is MKKESTSKRLYLEVNTPMKSVFRGFVDAVSIPLEDGMIGILPGHVNTLARVMPGIIKARSGDKEIILVVSEGFMEITKDKIYIVAEDGELGERLNEDVLKKEEIELKNKLNQAQNYKEREELHKALLLNSLKQKAVKLYTTYSTK
- a CDS encoding nicotinate phosphoribosyltransferase produces the protein MKEFLIAKPEEIKSGLNTDAYFLRTEEVLEGIGKNPNVVMELFTKSFPDENYQFGVLLGIYEVAKLLEGLPVDVYAMDEGEIFFPYEPVLQIRGKYKDFARYETTILGFLSFMSGIATKSARVRIAAKDKKIYSFGTRRQHPFLSPVVEYCTYVSGFDGVSNVLGAKYIFKTPVGTMPHALILIIGDEKEAFLAFDQYVDPKIPRIALIDTYGSPTVGALNALEVLKEKLAGVRIDSKDYAYLIKDIKWEFARRGYPNIQIFLSGGLDEYEVEKFYEYADAFGVGTRVANAPVIDFALKIVEVDGNPVAKAGNMPGAKQVQRGNGFNDTIRLFNSELLPEKKPLLKPLIKEGQIVRDFEEIDSIRKRVLNGLNSLPENLKIIKGGKVYIPEFLP
- the atpG gene encoding ATP synthase F1 subunit gamma, encoding MPTLQGLRRKVKTIQNISHIIHSMETLSMVKIRALQDKSLRLKPYTEELNNILMELITRLPNEYLNHPLIRERSVYKTGILVFTSDLGFCGSYNLQIIESLKKFIEGKRAQNLVFYSIGFYAQRYLSSNNFNIRKKYIKFLEDTSFSQAKILSKDLLDDFLNYVIDELYVIYFEFINIVKQEVRIKKILPMIPVEVKERKEEYFLFLPSLSSILDPLLMDIFETQIHQIMLDSAASEQAFRRFAMKRAYDNAQKLHSKLIFQLNQLRQTQITKELLDITSSIEAMKEEVK